The DNA segment CCTGCAACGCCTCTCGCTCCGGGGCAAACCAGTAACCGTAATACACCATTTCGGCGTAGCGCGGGATAAGCGAGTCGCGCAGATGCATCACTTCGCGATCGAGCGTGAGTTGCTCGACCGCGCGATGCCCGTGAAAGAGCAGGGTCACGCCAGGCGTTTCGTAAACGCCGCGCGACTTGATGCCGACGTAGCGGTTCTCGACCATATCGACGCGGCCGATACCGTGGCGGCCCGCGATTTCATTCGCGCGCTCGATTATTCGCGCGGGCGAAAGATGCTCGCCGTTGATCGCGATCGGATTGCCGTGCGCGTATTCGATCTCGGCGTACTCGGGCTGATTCGGCGCATCTTCGGCGGCGACCGTCAGCCGAAACATGTCGTTGTATGGCTCGCGCCACGGATCCTCGAGAATCCCTCCCTCGTAGCTGACGTGCACCAGGTTGCGATCCATCGAGTACGGTTTCTCGGCGGTCACCGGCAACGGGATTTTCTTTTGATTGGCGTAGGCGATCATGTCGGCGCGGCCCGTGAACGTCCATTCAGGACGACGCCACGGCGCGATGATTTTCAAATCGGGCGCGAGCCGCGCAAAAGTCAGCTCGTAGCGAACCTGATCGTTGCCCTTGCCGGTCGCACCATGCGCAACGGCGTCGGCGCCTTCTGCGATCGCAATTTCGACCTGCTTCTTCGCGATTATTGGCCGCGCGATCGAAGTGCCGAGCAGATAGTAGCCTTCGTACACGGCGTTCGCGCGCATCATC comes from the Candidatus Binatus sp. genome and includes:
- a CDS encoding argininosuccinate synthase; translation: MVAQEKIKKVVLAYSGGLDTSVILRWIKDEFGCEVVAYCADVGQAEETEGLEEKALKTGASKFYLSNLREEFARDFVFPMMRANAVYEGYYLLGTSIARPIIAKKQVEIAIAEGADAVAHGATGKGNDQVRYELTFARLAPDLKIIAPWRRPEWTFTGRADMIAYANQKKIPLPVTAEKPYSMDRNLVHVSYEGGILEDPWREPYNDMFRLTVAAEDAPNQPEYAEIEYAHGNPIAINGEHLSPARIIERANEIAGRHGIGRVDMVENRYVGIKSRGVYETPGVTLLFHGHRAVEQLTLDREVMHLRDSLIPRYAEMVYYGYWFAPEREALQALVDDTQKNVNGIARLKMFKGGVWIAGRKSPNSLYDQKIASFEEAGGYNQADAEGFIRLAGVRLRALARATAKD